A region from the Diorhabda sublineata isolate icDioSubl1.1 chromosome X, icDioSubl1.1, whole genome shotgun sequence genome encodes:
- the LOC130450611 gene encoding ubiquitin-like modifier-activating enzyme 5 yields the protein MSTVEELQAKIKQLEAKLSASQKNVREKIKEMSSEVTDSNPYSRLMALKRMGIVNNYEKIRDFTVAVVGVGGVGSVTAEMLTRCGIGRLILFDYDKVELANMNRLFFQPHQSGLSKVEAAAETLRNINPDVDIRTYNYNITTVDNFDNFTEVLRTSNLNGGPVDLVLSCVDNFEARFAINTACNEFNLSWFESGVSENAVSGHIQFIVPGETACFACAPPLIVASNIDEKTLKRDGVCAASLPTTMGIVAGFLVQNSLKHLLQFGIVSNYLGYSALTDFFPTMTLKPNPNCEDSNCRLRQKEFALKPKPEIAVEAKEEKSVHEDNEWGISLIDESVNVTEQVTVAEGIQLAYTLPNNDIVEECEEATADNDISLDDLRAQLNDM from the exons atgtcaaCCGTAGAAGAATTACAAGCGAAAATCAAACAATTAGAAGCAAAGTTATCAGCTTCTCAAAAAAATGtacgagaaaaaattaaagaaatgtcTTCAGAGGTAACAGATTCTAATCCATACAG TCGTTTAATGGCACTTAAACGTATGGGTATAGTgaacaattatgaaaaaatccGAGATTTTACAGTGGCAGTAGTAGGAGTCGGAGGTGTTGGAAGTGTAACTGCTGAAATGCTTACAAGATGTGGTATTGGAAGATTAATATTATTCGATTACGATAAAGTAGAACTTGCTAATATGAATAGATTATTTTTCCAACCTCATCAATCTGGGTTAAGTAAAGTAGAAGCTGCAGCTGAAACTCTCAGAAACATAAACCCCGATGTTGATATTCGAACTTATAACTATAATATTACTACTGTAGATAATTTTGATAACTTCACAGAAGTTTTAAG GACTAGTAATTTGAATGGAGGTCCAGTAGATTTAGTATTAAGTTGTGTAGATAACTTTGAAGCTAGATTTGCAATAAATACAGCTTGTAATGAATTCAATTTATCTTGGTTTGAATCTGGAGTGTCTGAAAATGCAGTATCAGGACACATCCAGTTCATTGTACCAGGAGAAACTGCATGTTTTGCT TGTGCTCCTCCCTTGATTGTGGCATCAAACATTGATGAGAAGACTTTAAAGAGAGATGGGGTCTGTGCAGCTAGTCTTCCAACAACTATGGGTATAGTTGCAGGATTTTTGGTCCAAAATAGTTTGAAACATCTTCTTCAATTTGGGATTGTTAGTAATTATTTAGGATATAGTGCTTTGACTGATTTTTTCCCAACTATGACTCTAAAACCAAATCCAAATTGTGAAGATTCCAACTGTAGGTTGAGACAAAAAGAGTTTGCTTTAAAACCTAAACCAGAAATTGCAGTTGAagcaaaagaagaaaaatctgTCCATGAAGATAATGAATGGGGCATAAGTTTGATAGATGAAAGTGTAAATGTTACTGAACAAGTTACTGTAGCTGAAGGGATACAATTGGCATATACTTTACCAAACAATGACATTGTTGAAGAATGTGAAGAGGCTACTGCAGATAATGATATTAGTTTAGACGACTTGAGAGCTCAGCTAAATGATATGTAA
- the LOC130450610 gene encoding uncharacterized protein LOC130450610 gives MLYANKSKQSQDCLLLKYTNQSLPKKRSETVDGKRKVAVTTTYFVPRKTGNVKVCQKTFLNALRVSKDRVRILCQRHFLKGETSKERRGGYRVNQAFAEKRQTVKNFIDQLQPIESHYGRDKSTRLYLQCDLNIRKLWRLYNSAQGSSCSQVKYEFFRGIFTKDYNISFKTPATDACSTCIELRLSIQNSNGAEKIHNMAMLRVHRLKAKAFYDELRTEKSDTLMLAFDCQKNLVLPKVPDQSAYFSRQLYLFNFTVCAGSSKSEQNKETVTIYPWLENEYYRNANQIASAVFYQLNTTAFETNITNVQLFADGCPGQNKNMVLMGMLMYWLQMKAPKHVKIIEVVFPVVGHSFLPPDRVFGRIERSIKKRESIVNPNEYIEIFEESGTVRQFGNNNLLVYNWKSALGKILKPTAQWHFKISLCKRIKILTSSRQGTTVVKGEISYKNEVSCFRSLLKRGCKLSDLDKHLEIVPPGVPLKSAKVNDIHKLLEKHFGKDWAGDDHLALYKSLVNDNAESEAQEEVEMYEIQAEVGDIMQI, from the coding sequence ATGTTGTATGCAAACAAATCAAAACAATCACAAGATTGTCTGTTGCTCAAGTACACCAATCAATCGCTGCCGAAAAAGCGAAGTGAAACTGTTGATGGCAAACGAAAAGTTGCTGTAACTACAACATACTTTGTCCCGAGAAAAACGGGAAACGTTAAGGTCTGTCAGAAAACATTTCTGAATGCTTTGCGGGTATCAAAGGACAGAGTGCGAATTTTGTGCCAACGCCACTTCCTCAAAGGAGAAACGTCAAAGGAGCGACGTGGCGGATATCGAGTTAACCAGGCATTCGCTGAAAAAAGACAAACCGTAAAAAATTTCATCGACCAGTTGCAGCCTATTGAATCGCATTACGGGAGAGATAAATCAACGCGTCTGTATTTACAATGTGATCTCAATATCAGGAAGCTTTGGAGGCTGTACAACAGTGCACAAGGAAGTTCCTGTTCACAAGTGAAATATGAGTTTTTTCGTGGTATTTTTACCAAAGATTACAATATAAGCTTTAAAACTCCAGCAACTGATGCCTGTTCAACATGTATAGAACTTCGGCTCagtattcaaaattcaaatggtgccgaaaaaattcataacatgGCTATGTTACGAGTTCACCGCCTAAAAGCAAAGGCATTTTATGATGAGCTGCGGACTGAGAAAAGCGACACCTTGATGTTAGCGTTTGATTGCCAAAAGAACTTAGTATTGCCAAAAGTGCCAGATCAGTCCGCATATTTTAGTCGGCAACTGTACTTGTTTAATTTTACTGTATGTGCAGGCTCATCTAAAAGTGAACAAAATAAGGAAACTGTCACTATTTATCCTTGGTTGGAAAATGAGTATTATCGCAATGCAAATCAAATTGCTTCCGCAGTTTTTTACCAATTAAATACCACTGCTTTTGAGACAAACATTACAAATGTCCAACTTTTTGCTGACGGTTGCCCTgggcaaaacaaaaatatggttCTAATGGGAATGCTAATGTACTGGCTGCAAATGAAGGCACCTAAACATGTTAAAATCATTGAAGTGGTATTTCCGGTAGTTGGACATTCATTTTTGCCGCCAGATCGTGTTTTCGGAAGAATTGAACGGAGCATTAAAAAAAGAGAATCTATTGTCAATCCcaatgaatatattgaaatttttgaggaATCCGGCACCGTCAGACAGTTCGGCAATAACAACTTATTGGTATACAACTGGAAATCAGCCCTTGGCAAAATTCTTAAACCCACAGCGCAGTGGCATTTTAAAATATCACTGTGtaaaagaattaaaatattaacatcGTCACGTCAAGGAACGACGGTCGTTAAAGGCGAAATTTCCTATAAGAACGAAGTCTCATGTTTTCGTTCTCTTCTGAAAAGGGGTTGCAAACTCAGTGATTTAGATAAGCACCTAGAGATCGTTCCTCCTGGAGTACCATTAAAAAGTGCCAAAGTGAATGATATACATAAGTTACTAGAGAAGCACTTTGGTAAAGATTGGGCTGGTGACGACCATTTGGCTCTGTATAAGTCACTAGTTAATGATAATGCAGAAAGTGAGGCTCAAGAAGAGGTTGAAATGTATGAAATACAAGCAGAAGTTGGTGATATAATGCAAATTTAG